A window of Rubricoccus marinus contains these coding sequences:
- a CDS encoding cell division protein FtsX, whose translation MALPYALREGLAGFSRAKFAAFASIAALAVALVLIGMTALVGWLVQSAAEELRESAGEIEVYLDPLDGDGTTRMQERLAGLPGADSLRYVSTAEASRIFREEFGEGATLFDDDANLPASFRVRFQGDYASPDSLERTAARVKSWNRVADVNYELDLLQTLESRLSAIRSIGLGIGFLVVLAALLLVGNTIRLSIYARRMLIRTMKLVGATSGFIRRPFLVEGGIQGLAAGALAGGTLWGLYAILLAYLRQTGVADVGWPGGHPLATFGVCVVLGLVLGLFASWVAVRRFIREVRLSA comes from the coding sequence TTGGCACTGCCTTACGCCCTCCGAGAGGGGCTTGCCGGATTCAGCCGCGCCAAGTTCGCCGCCTTTGCCTCTATCGCCGCGCTCGCGGTCGCGCTCGTCCTGATCGGGATGACGGCGCTTGTCGGGTGGCTGGTGCAGAGCGCAGCCGAGGAGTTGAGGGAGAGCGCGGGCGAGATCGAGGTGTACCTGGACCCGCTGGACGGCGATGGCACGACGCGCATGCAGGAGCGCCTCGCGGGGCTCCCGGGCGCGGATTCGCTCCGCTACGTTTCCACCGCCGAGGCGTCCCGCATCTTCCGCGAGGAGTTCGGCGAGGGCGCGACGCTGTTCGACGACGACGCCAACCTCCCGGCGTCTTTCCGCGTCCGCTTTCAGGGGGACTACGCCTCGCCCGATAGCCTGGAGCGGACCGCCGCCCGCGTCAAGTCCTGGAACCGCGTGGCGGACGTGAACTACGAATTGGACCTGCTCCAAACCCTCGAAAGCCGCCTTTCGGCCATTCGCAGCATCGGCCTCGGGATCGGGTTTCTCGTCGTCCTCGCGGCGCTTCTCCTCGTCGGCAACACGATCCGGCTGTCCATCTACGCGCGCCGGATGCTGATCCGCACGATGAAGCTTGTCGGCGCCACGAGTGGATTCATCCGGCGCCCGTTCCTCGTCGAAGGCGGCATTCAGGGCCTGGCCGCTGGCGCGCTCGCGGGCGGAACGCTGTGGGGGCTGTACGCCATCCTCCTGGCTTACCTCCGCCAGACCGGCGTGGCGGACGTCGGCTGGCCCGGCGGGCACCCTCTGGCGACGTTCGGGGTCTGCGTCGTGCTCGGCCTCGTGCTCGGTCTTTTCGCGTCGTGGGTGGCCGTGCGCCGCTTTATTCGCGAGGTGCGCCTTTCCGCCTGA
- a CDS encoding DUF4097 family beta strand repeat-containing protein, with protein sequence MRALFLLPILLLAACQTGGIDSNEATAEETRAVRLDNRELVLDGFAGDVSVTAVIGLQEAEVVFTKRAMGTTDRQAEARLEDIRIEEAGDGATYQFVWRTDADNPNVTVDAKVRVPLATNVVVRLGAGDITANGLRGTLDAETGAGEIRADHLRSARVVLSSSAGDIHAGAAFIPAEGRWSLESGAGDLLLLLPAAASVRVDAESRAGALDLDPALTFSDVRQSGGPAGVDFRAQLGEGQARIEAQTDAGNIEILQYKEPAAESEAARQTVLTPQDTLRRDSARASGVTPAP encoded by the coding sequence ATGCGCGCGCTCTTTCTCCTTCCCATCCTTCTCCTCGCCGCCTGCCAGACCGGCGGCATCGACAGCAACGAGGCCACGGCCGAGGAAACGAGGGCGGTCCGCCTGGACAACCGCGAGCTCGTCCTCGACGGCTTCGCGGGCGACGTAAGCGTCACGGCTGTGATCGGGCTCCAGGAGGCCGAGGTCGTTTTCACCAAGCGCGCGATGGGCACGACGGACCGCCAAGCCGAGGCACGCCTTGAGGACATCCGGATCGAAGAGGCCGGCGACGGGGCGACGTACCAGTTCGTGTGGCGCACGGACGCCGACAACCCGAACGTGACCGTGGACGCCAAGGTGCGCGTGCCTCTGGCGACCAACGTCGTGGTGCGGCTCGGCGCGGGAGACATCACCGCGAACGGCCTCCGGGGCACGCTGGACGCCGAGACCGGCGCCGGCGAGATCCGCGCCGATCACCTCCGAAGCGCCCGCGTCGTGCTGTCCTCCAGCGCCGGCGACATCCACGCTGGCGCCGCGTTTATCCCCGCCGAGGGCCGGTGGAGCCTTGAGTCCGGCGCGGGGGACCTCCTGCTCCTGCTGCCCGCCGCGGCGTCCGTCCGCGTCGATGCCGAGAGCCGCGCCGGCGCGCTGGACCTCGACCCCGCGCTCACGTTCTCGGACGTCCGCCAGAGCGGCGGCCCGGCGGGCGTCGACTTCCGAGCCCAACTCGGAGAGGGGCAGGCGAGGATCGAGGCGCAGACCGACGCCGGCAACATCGAGATCCTCCAGTACAAAGAGCCCGCGGCCGAGTCCGAGGCCGCCCGCCAAACCGTCTTGACGCCGCAGGACACGCTCCGCCGCGACTCCGCGCGCGCCTCTGGCGTGACGCCCGCCCCCTGA
- the topA gene encoding type I DNA topoisomerase → MKRLVVVESPTKARTIRKFLPAGYQVEASMGHVRDLPSSAAEIPAAVKKEKWARLGVNVKDGFEPLYVVPSDKKKTVKMLKDALEDADELYLATDEDREGESIGWHLLEVLKPKVPVKRMVFHEITKAAILKALDDTREVDTRLVDAQEARRILDRLVGYSVSPVLWKKIAPKLSAGRVQSVAVRVLAQREWERLDFVMASYWDLTATLEQGGTAFDAKMTHYGDQKLATGKDFDENTGKLKPKSKALQMDEATAKPLAERLAKASWRVSEVEQKKAKRTPAAPFITSTLQQEANRKLGLPARQAMRVAQKLYEQGLITYMRTDSPTLSSEAIGAARRSVEERYGSEYLSPTPRQFSGKVRNAQEAHEAIRPSGTEMKTSKQLGLSGVEAKLYDLIWKRTVASQMADAQLLRTRAEILAAEGTDDQSTFRANGQVIVFPGFFRAYVEGKDNPDAALDDRDTPLPQLTEGDTPGCKNVEPIGHETKPPARFTDASLVKALEAAGIGRPSTYASIIDTIVNRGYVTRKGSQLTPTFTGLATNQLLERNFEKLVDTGFTAKMEEELDQIASGDEQRAPYLERFFNGADGLEQRIETRLSEIDPKEVSSLKHEKWEPFVIRVGRYGPYTEDTSKGETKSIPGEWAPADVTQEMLSDVLNAASQDRVLGIHPEHEQPVLLKNGPYGPYVQLGDDEEGGAKPKRMSLPKGTDPANVDLDMGIALVGLPRTLGQHPETGDDIKASIGRYGPYVQQNRTYASLKPADGDDVLTVGLERALQLLAEKHEKNKPLRVLGNHPETGEPIEVRSGRYGPYAKHLKTNATLPKGTDPMEVTLETAIGLIDAKAASKPKKKAAKKKPAAKKVPAKKKPAAKKPTAKKPAAKKAPAKKAPAKKAAPAKKAS, encoded by the coding sequence ATGAAGCGCCTCGTCGTCGTCGAGTCCCCGACCAAAGCCCGGACCATCCGCAAGTTCCTGCCCGCCGGGTACCAGGTGGAGGCGTCCATGGGCCACGTGCGAGACCTGCCCTCGTCTGCGGCGGAGATCCCCGCCGCGGTCAAAAAGGAGAAGTGGGCGCGCCTAGGCGTCAACGTCAAGGACGGCTTCGAGCCGCTCTACGTCGTCCCGAGCGACAAGAAGAAGACGGTCAAGATGCTCAAGGACGCCCTCGAGGACGCCGACGAGCTCTACCTCGCGACGGACGAAGACCGCGAGGGAGAATCCATCGGCTGGCACCTCCTGGAGGTTCTCAAGCCCAAGGTGCCCGTCAAGCGGATGGTCTTCCACGAGATCACCAAGGCCGCCATCCTGAAGGCGCTGGACGACACCCGCGAGGTGGACACCCGGCTCGTTGACGCGCAAGAGGCCCGGCGCATCCTGGACCGGCTGGTGGGCTACAGCGTCTCGCCCGTGCTCTGGAAAAAGATCGCGCCCAAGCTTTCGGCCGGGCGCGTGCAGTCCGTCGCCGTTCGCGTCCTCGCGCAGCGCGAGTGGGAACGGCTGGACTTCGTCATGGCGTCCTACTGGGACCTCACGGCCACGCTGGAGCAGGGCGGCACGGCGTTCGACGCCAAGATGACGCACTACGGTGACCAGAAGCTGGCCACCGGCAAGGACTTCGACGAGAACACCGGCAAGCTCAAGCCGAAGTCGAAGGCCCTCCAGATGGACGAGGCCACGGCCAAGCCTCTGGCGGAACGCCTCGCGAAGGCCTCGTGGCGCGTAAGCGAGGTGGAGCAGAAAAAGGCGAAGCGGACGCCAGCGGCGCCGTTTATCACGTCTACGCTCCAGCAGGAGGCGAACCGCAAGCTGGGGCTGCCCGCCCGTCAGGCCATGCGCGTGGCGCAGAAGCTCTACGAGCAGGGCCTCATCACCTACATGCGTACCGACTCGCCGACGCTCTCCAGCGAGGCCATCGGCGCCGCGCGCCGGTCCGTCGAGGAGCGCTACGGGTCCGAGTACCTCTCGCCCACGCCGCGCCAGTTCTCAGGCAAGGTGCGCAACGCGCAAGAGGCCCACGAGGCCATCCGGCCCTCGGGCACGGAGATGAAGACCTCCAAGCAGCTCGGCCTGAGCGGCGTGGAGGCCAAGCTCTACGACCTGATCTGGAAGCGGACGGTCGCGAGCCAGATGGCGGACGCGCAGCTTCTCCGCACGCGCGCCGAGATCCTCGCCGCCGAGGGAACGGACGACCAGAGCACGTTCCGCGCGAACGGCCAGGTGATCGTCTTCCCCGGGTTCTTCCGCGCGTACGTGGAAGGCAAGGACAACCCGGATGCCGCGCTGGACGACCGCGACACGCCGCTGCCGCAGCTCACCGAAGGCGACACGCCCGGCTGCAAAAACGTGGAGCCCATCGGGCACGAGACGAAGCCGCCCGCGCGCTTCACCGACGCCTCGCTCGTCAAGGCACTCGAAGCCGCCGGCATCGGCCGCCCGTCCACGTACGCCTCCATCATCGACACTATCGTCAACCGCGGCTACGTGACCCGCAAGGGCTCGCAGCTGACGCCGACGTTTACGGGCCTCGCGACGAACCAACTCCTGGAGCGCAACTTCGAGAAGCTCGTCGACACCGGCTTCACGGCGAAGATGGAGGAGGAGCTGGACCAGATCGCCTCTGGCGACGAACAGCGCGCGCCCTACCTCGAGCGCTTCTTCAACGGCGCCGACGGGCTGGAGCAACGCATCGAGACGCGCCTGAGCGAGATCGACCCCAAAGAGGTGTCGTCGCTCAAGCACGAAAAGTGGGAGCCGTTCGTGATCCGCGTGGGCCGCTACGGGCCGTACACGGAGGACACGAGCAAAGGTGAGACCAAGTCCATCCCCGGCGAGTGGGCCCCGGCCGACGTGACCCAGGAGATGCTCTCCGACGTGCTCAACGCCGCGAGCCAGGACCGTGTGCTCGGGATCCATCCTGAGCACGAGCAGCCCGTGCTGCTCAAGAACGGACCGTACGGCCCATACGTCCAGCTCGGCGACGACGAGGAAGGAGGCGCCAAGCCCAAGCGGATGTCGCTCCCGAAGGGGACGGACCCCGCGAACGTGGATCTCGACATGGGCATCGCGCTCGTGGGCCTGCCACGCACGCTGGGCCAGCATCCCGAAACCGGCGACGACATCAAGGCGAGCATCGGCCGCTACGGCCCGTACGTGCAGCAGAACCGCACGTACGCCAGCCTCAAGCCCGCCGACGGCGACGACGTGCTGACGGTCGGGTTGGAGCGTGCGCTCCAGCTCTTGGCGGAGAAGCACGAGAAGAACAAGCCGCTCCGCGTGCTCGGCAACCACCCCGAAACCGGCGAGCCCATCGAGGTGCGTAGCGGCCGTTACGGCCCGTACGCGAAGCACCTCAAGACGAACGCGACGCTCCCCAAGGGCACAGACCCGATGGAGGTGACGCTGGAAACGGCTATCGGCCTTATCGACGCAAAGGCAGCTTCCAAGCCCAAGAAGAAGGCGGCGAAGAAGAAGCCCGCCGCGAAGAAAGTCCCGGCCAAGAAAAAGCCGGCCGCCAAGAAGCCGACGGCGAAGAAACCGGCGGCCAAGAAGGCGCCCGCAAAGAAGGCCCCAGCCAAGAAGGCCGCACCGGCGAAGAAGGCCTCCTGA
- a CDS encoding bifunctional 3,4-dihydroxy-2-butanone-4-phosphate synthase/GTP cyclohydrolase II, with translation MADNSPRPGGETRFDTIEDAIEAVRNGKLVVVVDDEDRENEGDLIGAAELVTPESVNFMAREARGLMCVSLTRERAAALDLPMMEQANTSLFDTPFTVSVDYRHGTTTGISAADRAATIRALAAPEATPTDFARPGHIFPLRATPGGVLRRAGHTEAAVDLARLAGLRASGVLIEILNEDGSMARVPDLRSFADTHGLLLVTIQDLIAYRMRTEKLVQKLVEVDMPTAHGDFRLAAYEEVLTGDNHLALMKGGPFSPEEPVLVRVHSQCVTGDIFGSARCDCGDQLAGAMQQIEREGRGVVLYMKQEGRGIGLINKLKAYNLQSQGMDTIEANEALGFKMDLRDYGIGAQILSDLGVGQMRLMTNNPRKRVGLGGYGLEVVEQVPLEIAPGEHNAKYLATKRDRMGHKLSLGDGFSSHDSDVLGSILDSDA, from the coding sequence ATGGCTGACAACTCGCCCCGCCCTGGCGGAGAGACCCGGTTCGACACCATCGAGGACGCCATCGAGGCCGTCCGCAATGGCAAGCTCGTCGTCGTGGTGGACGACGAGGACCGCGAGAACGAAGGCGACCTCATCGGCGCGGCCGAGTTGGTCACGCCGGAGTCCGTCAACTTCATGGCGCGAGAGGCCCGCGGGCTGATGTGCGTCTCGCTCACGCGCGAGCGCGCCGCCGCGCTGGACCTGCCCATGATGGAGCAGGCCAACACGTCGCTGTTCGACACGCCCTTTACGGTCTCGGTCGACTACCGCCACGGGACGACGACCGGGATCTCCGCCGCCGACCGCGCCGCGACGATCCGCGCGCTCGCCGCGCCAGAGGCCACGCCGACGGACTTCGCGCGGCCCGGCCACATCTTCCCGCTCCGCGCCACGCCCGGCGGCGTGCTCCGCCGCGCAGGCCACACCGAGGCCGCCGTGGACCTCGCCCGCCTCGCCGGCCTACGGGCCTCTGGCGTCCTGATCGAGATCCTCAATGAGGACGGGAGCATGGCGCGCGTGCCGGACCTCCGCTCTTTCGCTGACACGCACGGCCTGCTCCTCGTCACCATCCAGGACCTGATCGCGTACCGGATGCGGACCGAGAAGCTGGTCCAGAAGCTCGTGGAGGTAGACATGCCGACCGCGCACGGCGACTTCAGGCTCGCGGCCTACGAGGAGGTCCTGACGGGCGACAACCACCTCGCGCTGATGAAGGGCGGGCCGTTCTCGCCAGAAGAGCCCGTCCTCGTTCGCGTCCACTCGCAGTGCGTCACCGGCGACATTTTCGGCTCGGCGCGGTGCGACTGCGGCGACCAGCTCGCCGGAGCGATGCAGCAGATCGAGCGCGAGGGTCGCGGCGTGGTCCTCTACATGAAGCAGGAGGGCCGCGGCATCGGGCTGATCAACAAGCTCAAGGCTTACAACCTCCAGAGCCAGGGCATGGATACCATCGAGGCTAATGAGGCGCTCGGCTTCAAGATGGACCTCCGCGACTACGGCATCGGCGCGCAGATCCTCTCGGACCTCGGCGTGGGCCAGATGCGGCTGATGACCAACAACCCCCGCAAGCGCGTGGGGCTGGGCGGCTACGGCCTCGAAGTCGTGGAGCAGGTGCCGCTGGAGATCGCGCCCGGCGAGCACAACGCGAAGTACCTCGCCACCAAGCGCGACCGCATGGGCCACAAGCTCTCGCTCGGCGACGGCTTCTCCTCGCACGATTCCGACGTGCTCGGCTCCATCCTCGACTCCGACGCATGA
- the yajC gene encoding preprotein translocase subunit YajC, with protein MLLLLLLQDAAPGGFALGGLLFPLLILVVFYLFLIRPQQTREKKRRAMIDELKKGDRVVTAGGIHGTVLKVEDTSLLVEVDQNTKLRFEKNAVTGKAA; from the coding sequence ATGCTTTTGCTCCTCCTGCTCCAAGACGCCGCGCCGGGCGGTTTCGCCCTCGGCGGACTGCTGTTCCCGCTGCTCATCCTCGTCGTCTTCTACCTCTTCCTGATCCGCCCGCAGCAGACGCGCGAGAAGAAGCGCCGCGCGATGATCGACGAGCTCAAAAAGGGCGACCGCGTGGTCACGGCCGGCGGCATCCACGGGACCGTCCTCAAGGTCGAGGACACGAGCCTGCTCGTGGAGGTGGACCAGAACACCAAGCTGCGCTTCGAGAAAAACGCCGTGACCGGCAAGGCGGCCTAG